A genome region from Musa acuminata AAA Group cultivar baxijiao chromosome BXJ3-5, Cavendish_Baxijiao_AAA, whole genome shotgun sequence includes the following:
- the LOC103985394 gene encoding uncharacterized protein At2g39795, mitochondrial, with protein MSWIAASLLRRSLRVPISSAPFLRRGRPPWITSSLLADSSPLSSLCRAAGPRGLKPASSFLSLRFASSKVSGDENLKRVIDSEIQCERESDTHGQEVDVPEDLPFEIVDNPGDQAVFLKREFAGENIQVTVLMNFDEHNDLEESDEDDDDDEINENSMEATLSLVVSIDKGEGSFLEFCCNLNSDELEIESMVMKKHDDVDGQSAYQGPKFSDLDENLQQALHGYLEARGIKSSLFDVLHKYMLNKDDREHLGWLKNIKGLIA; from the exons ATGTCGTGGATTGCCGCTTCCCTCCTCCGCCGGTCCCTCCGCGTCCCCATCTCTTCCGCTCCCTTCCTTCGCCGCGGCCGTCCCCCCTGGATCACTTCCTCGCTCCTCGCTGATTCCTCCCCACTCTCTTCTCTGTGCCGCGCGGCAGGGCCGCGGGGCCTTAAGCCggcttcctcttttctctctcttcgcTTCGCTTCGTCTAAGGTATCCGGCGATGAGAACCTCAAGCGGGTGATCGATTCTGAGATCCAGTGCGAGCGGGAGTCTGACACCCACGGCCAG GAAGTTGATGTACCAGAAGACTTGCCTTTTGAAATTGTTGATAATCCTGGTGATCAAGCAGtcttcctcaaaagagaatttgcTGGTGAGAACATCCAAGTCACTGTGTTGATGAATTTTGATGAGCACAATGACTTAGAGGAGAGTGACGAGGACGATGATGACGACGAGATAAATGAGAATTCTATGGAGGCAACCCTATCTTTGGTtgtatcaattgataaaggagaggGTTCTTTTTTGGAGTTCTGTTGCAACCTCAATTCTGATGAACTTGAAATTGAGAGCATGGTcatgaagaaacatgatgatgttGATGGCCAAAGTGCATATCAAGGCCCCAAATTTTC GGATTTGGATGAGAACTTGCAGCAGGCCTTGCACGGGTACCTTGAAGCTAGAGGTATCAAGAGCTCCCTGTTTGATGTCTTGCACAAATACATGTTGAATAAAGATGACAGGGAGCACTTGGGATGGTTGAAGAACATCAAAGGATTAATAGCTTAG
- the LOC103985393 gene encoding uncharacterized protein LOC103985393 isoform X1, with protein MEYYPEELRTPPISLVSVVGCPELHQTISSFLHAEQPPINTLALPDFSKISVLARKHKDPLASPQPVAGILKRDWLMKHRTRVAAAVAALFRADYVTGDPAQWLQVCTDLENLKAAVHGRSIRLIVILVQTNESEDVSEDLKIALRKRAEIDTKYLITFLQNDASELRQSLTRLASIFAELCNTYYREEGRRIRTRIEKRTFNSVELNIRYCFKVAVYAEFRRDWAEALRFYEEAYRALREMIATSTRLPPVQRLVEIKAVAEQLHFKTSTLLLHGGKVVEAIAWFNKHIASYRQLVGSTKNSFLHWDWLSRQFLVFAELLETSTVAIPSTLPSHFGTSENPLTEWEVQPAYYYQLAASYLREKRYCLDSSLSMTDSASANTLGKNPESVLPSVFVGQSARLLEQGDTIEVLPLSDAEYINYAITEAQRFQDSYEIIALFKKAYESFNSLKAPRLASYCSTRMAKEYFIAEDFNNAKLHFDGVSSLYRQEGWVTLLWESLGYLRECSRRFGSVKDFIEYSLEMASLPIFSAGEVETPNSKREYGPAGLPTLSRRESVQNEVFGLLRGENILPLTDGGCSLIITEEQPVRVDVDVISPLRMALLACVAFHDQSVKPGSPTMMTLSLLSQLPCPVEVDRLEIEFNQPKCNFIIVNAVKDLSTAQLDMDSQDVRVENAPSLILPTNKWLRLTYEVKSGQSGKLECLSITAKIGKSFMICCQAESPASMEELPFWKFEDQVETFPTKDPGLTYSGLKVIQVEEPEPQVDLILGASSPALVGETFVVPLTIISNGHEVYSGELKINLVDARGGGLLMSPREAEPFSSGNHHVELLSISGTGVEDESQTQFDNIRKIQQSFGVVSVPVLRVGDSWSCKLEIKWHRPKSVMLYASLGYSPNSTEAASQRVNIHRSLQIEGKIPISISHCFMMPFRREPLLLSKVKSLPGIEQKVSLALNETSVLIVTAQNCSEVLLRVISLSIRSDGDEDSRACSVQHVGGIPADNAPLVPGEEFKGIFSVTSKVDSPNLEVGSVCLVWKRDLKLGDFEDSGVVTEQKLPSVIVEQPPLIVSFDCPPHAILGVPFLFHIRIHNQTNLLQEIKYSLGDCQSFVFSGPHDNAGFVLPKSEYIMSYKIVPLCSGSQQLPQVSITSVRYSAALNPSAAAATIFVYPSEPEFIVGAKKQETILV; from the exons ATGGAGTACTATCCCGAGGAGCTCCGGACCCCGCCGATCTCTCTCGTTTCTGTGGTCGGGTGTCCGGAGCTCCACCAGACGATTTCCTCCTTCCTCCACGCCGAGCAGCCCCCCATCAACACCCTCGCACTGCCGGATTTTTCCAAGATATCCGTCCTGGCGAGGAAGCACAAGGATCCCCTCGCTTCCCCCCAACCGGTGGCGGGCATCCTCAAGCGGGATTGGCTGATGAAGCACCGGACCAGGGTGGCCGCTGCCGTCGCTGCGCTTTTTCGTGCTGATTACGTTACCGGTGATCCCGCTCAGTGGCTACAGGTCTGCACCGATCTTGAGAACCTAAA AGCTGCAGTTCATgggagaagcattagattgattGTTATTCTTGTGCAGACAAATGAGAGTG AAGATGTGAGCGAAGACCTTAAAATTGCTTTAAGAAAGCGCGCAGAAATTGACACAAAATACTTGATCACGTTTTTACAAAATGATGCCTCAGAATTAAGGCAGTCACTTACCAG ACTTGCAAGCATATTTGCTGAGCTATGTAACACATACTATCGAGAAGAAGGACGAAGAATAAGAACCCGCATAGAGAAGCGGACCTTTAATTCTGTCGAGTTGAATATACGATATTGCTTCAAG GTTGCAGTTTATGCTGAATTTAGAAGAGATTGGGCAGAAGCACTAAGGTTCTATGAAGAAGCCTACCGTGCTTTACGTGAG ATGATTGCAACCTCTACCAGGTTGCCACCAGTTCAACGCCTGGTTGAGATAAAAGCTGTAGCTGAACAATTGCACTTCAAAACATCAACCTTATTACTTCACGGTGGAAAAGTTGTAGAAGCAATTGCTTGGTTCAATAAGCACATTGCGAGCTATCGACAGCTTGTGGGCTCGACCAAAAATTCCTTTCTCCATTGGGATTGGTTGAGCAGGCAATTTCTGGTTTTTGCAGAGTTATTAGAGACAAGCACAGTAGCTATTCCGAGCACCCTACCTTCTCACTTTGGCACATCAGAGAATCCTTTGACCGAATGGGAAGTGCAACCAGCTTATTACTATCAG TTAGCAGCCAGTTATTTGAGGGAGAAGAGATACTGTCTGGATAGCTCTTTATCCATGACAGACTCTGCATCTGCCAACACACTTGGAAAGAATCCAGAATCTGTGTTGCCTTCAGTATTTGTTGGTCAATCTGCCCGCTTATTGGAGCAAGGAGATACAATTGAAGTACTCCC TCTTTCTGATGCGGAGTATATAAACTATGCTATTACAGAGGCTCAAAGATTTCAAGATTCATATGAGATCATTGCCCTGTTCAAAAAAGCTTATGAATCATTTAACAGCTTAAAAGCTCCAAGGCTAGCTTCTTACTGTAGTACTAGAATGGCCAAAGAATATTTTATTGCAGaggacttcaataatgcaaagctGCATTTTGATGGTGTTTCTAGTCTTTATCGGCAAGAGGGCTGGGTTACTTTGCTCTGGGAAAGTTTGGGATACTTGCGGGAATGCTCTCGCAGATTTGGCTCAGTAAAAGATTTCATTGAATATTCTCTTGAAATGGCTTCATTGCCTATATTTTCTGCTGGTGAAGTAGAAACTCCCAATAGCAAAAGGGAGTATGGCCCAGCAGGTCTACCTACCCTTTCAAGAAGAGAATCAGTACAGAATGAAGTCTTTGGTCTTCTAAGAGGGGAAAATATATTACCATTGACAGATGGAGGTTGCAGTCTCATTATAACAGAAGAGCAACCTGTTCGTGTTGATGTTGATGTTATAAGTCCTCTGAGAATGGCATTGCTTGCTTGTGTTGCCTTTCATGATCAATCTGTTAAGCCAGGGTCACCTACCATGATGACTTTATCACttctatcacaactaccatgtccGGTTGAGGTTGATCGGTTGGAAATTGAGTTCAACCAGCCTAAGTGCAACTTCATAATTGTCAATGCTGTGAAAGATCTCTCTACAGCACAGTTAGATATGGACAGCCAAGATGTTCGTGTAGAAAATGCTCCATCACTTATATTGCCCACCAACAAGTGGCTGCGGTTGACATATGAAGTTAAATCAG GTCAGAGTGGAAAACTCGAGTGCTTGTCCATTACAGCTAAAATAggcaaatctttcatgatatgctgCCAAGCTGAAAGTCCTGCATCTATGGAAGAGTTGCCATTCTGGAAATTTGAGGACCAAGTGGAGACCTTCCCAACAAAGGACCCTGGACTTACATATTCTGGACTAAAGGTTATCCAGGTTGAGGAGCCAGAACCTCAAGTTGATCTTATTCTTGGTGCTTCTAGTCCTGCATTAGTTGGAGAAACTTTTGTGGTTCCTTTGACGATCATATCCAATGGACATGAAGTCTATTCTGGTGAGCTGAAGATCAATCTTGTGGATGCAAGAGGAGGTGGCCTGTTGATGAGCCCAAGAGAAGCAGAGCCATTTTCTTCAGGTAATCATCATGTTGAGCTTCTCAGCATTTCAGGGACAGGTGTTGAGGATGAATCTCAAACCCAGTTTGACAACATTAGGAAAATTCAACAGTCTTTCGGGGTGGTCTCTGTCCCCGTTTTGAGAGTAGGAGATTCATGGTCATGTAAACTAGAAATCAAATGGCACAGACCCAAGTCAGTTATGCTTTATGCTTCACTTGGTTACTCACCAAACTCCACAGAAGCTGCTTCTCAGAGAGTTAACATTCATAGGAGCTTGCAGATTGAGGGGAAAATTCCAATCAGCATAAGCCACTGTTTTATGATGCCTTTTCGACGGGAACCCCTGTTGCTTTCTAAAGTCAAATCATTGCCTGGGATCGAACAGAAGGTCTCTCTTGCTCTAAACGAAACAAGTGTCCTCATAGTGACTGCTCAAAACTGCAGTGAGGTGCTACTACGAGTGATATCCTTGTCCATTAGATCAGATGGTGATGAGGACTCTAGAGCTTGCTCTGTGCAACATGTTGGTGGAATTCCTGCCGACAATGCCCCTCTTGTGCCAGGAGAAGAATTCAAAGGGATTTTTTCTGTCACATCGAAGGTTGATTCTCCAAATCTTGAGGTTGGCTCAGTTTGTCTAGTTTGGAAGAGAGACTTGAAACTTGGTGATTTTGAAGATTCTGGTGTTGTCACAGAACAAAAGTTGCCCAGTGTGATTGTCGAGCAACCACCACTGATTGTGAGTTTTGATTGCCCTCCTCATGCCATTCTAGGAGTCCCCTTCTTATTCCACATTAGGATACACAACCAGACCAACCTACTACAGGAAATCAAGTATTCTCTGGGGGATTGTCAAAGTTTTGTATTTTCTGGCCCTCATGATAATGCTGGCTTCGTCCTTCCAAAAAGTGAGTACATCATGAGTTACAAGATTGTTCCATTATGTTCGGGCTCGCAACAGCTGCCACAGGTATCAATCACCTCTGTAAGGTACTCAGCCGCATTGAACCCATCGGCTGCTGCAGCAACTATCTTTGTTTATCCTAGTGAACCCGAGTTTATTGTCGGAGCGAAGAAGCAAGAAACCATTTTAGTCTAG
- the LOC103985393 gene encoding uncharacterized protein LOC103985393 isoform X2 has product MEYYPEELRTPPISLVSVVGCPELHQTISSFLHAEQPPINTLALPDFSKISVLARKHKDPLASPQPVAGILKRDWLMKHRTRVAAAVAALFRADYVTGDPAQWLQVCTDLENLKAAVHGRSIRLIVILVQTNESDVSEDLKIALRKRAEIDTKYLITFLQNDASELRQSLTRLASIFAELCNTYYREEGRRIRTRIEKRTFNSVELNIRYCFKVAVYAEFRRDWAEALRFYEEAYRALREMIATSTRLPPVQRLVEIKAVAEQLHFKTSTLLLHGGKVVEAIAWFNKHIASYRQLVGSTKNSFLHWDWLSRQFLVFAELLETSTVAIPSTLPSHFGTSENPLTEWEVQPAYYYQLAASYLREKRYCLDSSLSMTDSASANTLGKNPESVLPSVFVGQSARLLEQGDTIEVLPLSDAEYINYAITEAQRFQDSYEIIALFKKAYESFNSLKAPRLASYCSTRMAKEYFIAEDFNNAKLHFDGVSSLYRQEGWVTLLWESLGYLRECSRRFGSVKDFIEYSLEMASLPIFSAGEVETPNSKREYGPAGLPTLSRRESVQNEVFGLLRGENILPLTDGGCSLIITEEQPVRVDVDVISPLRMALLACVAFHDQSVKPGSPTMMTLSLLSQLPCPVEVDRLEIEFNQPKCNFIIVNAVKDLSTAQLDMDSQDVRVENAPSLILPTNKWLRLTYEVKSGQSGKLECLSITAKIGKSFMICCQAESPASMEELPFWKFEDQVETFPTKDPGLTYSGLKVIQVEEPEPQVDLILGASSPALVGETFVVPLTIISNGHEVYSGELKINLVDARGGGLLMSPREAEPFSSGNHHVELLSISGTGVEDESQTQFDNIRKIQQSFGVVSVPVLRVGDSWSCKLEIKWHRPKSVMLYASLGYSPNSTEAASQRVNIHRSLQIEGKIPISISHCFMMPFRREPLLLSKVKSLPGIEQKVSLALNETSVLIVTAQNCSEVLLRVISLSIRSDGDEDSRACSVQHVGGIPADNAPLVPGEEFKGIFSVTSKVDSPNLEVGSVCLVWKRDLKLGDFEDSGVVTEQKLPSVIVEQPPLIVSFDCPPHAILGVPFLFHIRIHNQTNLLQEIKYSLGDCQSFVFSGPHDNAGFVLPKSEYIMSYKIVPLCSGSQQLPQVSITSVRYSAALNPSAAAATIFVYPSEPEFIVGAKKQETILV; this is encoded by the exons ATGGAGTACTATCCCGAGGAGCTCCGGACCCCGCCGATCTCTCTCGTTTCTGTGGTCGGGTGTCCGGAGCTCCACCAGACGATTTCCTCCTTCCTCCACGCCGAGCAGCCCCCCATCAACACCCTCGCACTGCCGGATTTTTCCAAGATATCCGTCCTGGCGAGGAAGCACAAGGATCCCCTCGCTTCCCCCCAACCGGTGGCGGGCATCCTCAAGCGGGATTGGCTGATGAAGCACCGGACCAGGGTGGCCGCTGCCGTCGCTGCGCTTTTTCGTGCTGATTACGTTACCGGTGATCCCGCTCAGTGGCTACAGGTCTGCACCGATCTTGAGAACCTAAA AGCTGCAGTTCATgggagaagcattagattgattGTTATTCTTGTGCAGACAAATGAGAGTG ATGTGAGCGAAGACCTTAAAATTGCTTTAAGAAAGCGCGCAGAAATTGACACAAAATACTTGATCACGTTTTTACAAAATGATGCCTCAGAATTAAGGCAGTCACTTACCAG ACTTGCAAGCATATTTGCTGAGCTATGTAACACATACTATCGAGAAGAAGGACGAAGAATAAGAACCCGCATAGAGAAGCGGACCTTTAATTCTGTCGAGTTGAATATACGATATTGCTTCAAG GTTGCAGTTTATGCTGAATTTAGAAGAGATTGGGCAGAAGCACTAAGGTTCTATGAAGAAGCCTACCGTGCTTTACGTGAG ATGATTGCAACCTCTACCAGGTTGCCACCAGTTCAACGCCTGGTTGAGATAAAAGCTGTAGCTGAACAATTGCACTTCAAAACATCAACCTTATTACTTCACGGTGGAAAAGTTGTAGAAGCAATTGCTTGGTTCAATAAGCACATTGCGAGCTATCGACAGCTTGTGGGCTCGACCAAAAATTCCTTTCTCCATTGGGATTGGTTGAGCAGGCAATTTCTGGTTTTTGCAGAGTTATTAGAGACAAGCACAGTAGCTATTCCGAGCACCCTACCTTCTCACTTTGGCACATCAGAGAATCCTTTGACCGAATGGGAAGTGCAACCAGCTTATTACTATCAG TTAGCAGCCAGTTATTTGAGGGAGAAGAGATACTGTCTGGATAGCTCTTTATCCATGACAGACTCTGCATCTGCCAACACACTTGGAAAGAATCCAGAATCTGTGTTGCCTTCAGTATTTGTTGGTCAATCTGCCCGCTTATTGGAGCAAGGAGATACAATTGAAGTACTCCC TCTTTCTGATGCGGAGTATATAAACTATGCTATTACAGAGGCTCAAAGATTTCAAGATTCATATGAGATCATTGCCCTGTTCAAAAAAGCTTATGAATCATTTAACAGCTTAAAAGCTCCAAGGCTAGCTTCTTACTGTAGTACTAGAATGGCCAAAGAATATTTTATTGCAGaggacttcaataatgcaaagctGCATTTTGATGGTGTTTCTAGTCTTTATCGGCAAGAGGGCTGGGTTACTTTGCTCTGGGAAAGTTTGGGATACTTGCGGGAATGCTCTCGCAGATTTGGCTCAGTAAAAGATTTCATTGAATATTCTCTTGAAATGGCTTCATTGCCTATATTTTCTGCTGGTGAAGTAGAAACTCCCAATAGCAAAAGGGAGTATGGCCCAGCAGGTCTACCTACCCTTTCAAGAAGAGAATCAGTACAGAATGAAGTCTTTGGTCTTCTAAGAGGGGAAAATATATTACCATTGACAGATGGAGGTTGCAGTCTCATTATAACAGAAGAGCAACCTGTTCGTGTTGATGTTGATGTTATAAGTCCTCTGAGAATGGCATTGCTTGCTTGTGTTGCCTTTCATGATCAATCTGTTAAGCCAGGGTCACCTACCATGATGACTTTATCACttctatcacaactaccatgtccGGTTGAGGTTGATCGGTTGGAAATTGAGTTCAACCAGCCTAAGTGCAACTTCATAATTGTCAATGCTGTGAAAGATCTCTCTACAGCACAGTTAGATATGGACAGCCAAGATGTTCGTGTAGAAAATGCTCCATCACTTATATTGCCCACCAACAAGTGGCTGCGGTTGACATATGAAGTTAAATCAG GTCAGAGTGGAAAACTCGAGTGCTTGTCCATTACAGCTAAAATAggcaaatctttcatgatatgctgCCAAGCTGAAAGTCCTGCATCTATGGAAGAGTTGCCATTCTGGAAATTTGAGGACCAAGTGGAGACCTTCCCAACAAAGGACCCTGGACTTACATATTCTGGACTAAAGGTTATCCAGGTTGAGGAGCCAGAACCTCAAGTTGATCTTATTCTTGGTGCTTCTAGTCCTGCATTAGTTGGAGAAACTTTTGTGGTTCCTTTGACGATCATATCCAATGGACATGAAGTCTATTCTGGTGAGCTGAAGATCAATCTTGTGGATGCAAGAGGAGGTGGCCTGTTGATGAGCCCAAGAGAAGCAGAGCCATTTTCTTCAGGTAATCATCATGTTGAGCTTCTCAGCATTTCAGGGACAGGTGTTGAGGATGAATCTCAAACCCAGTTTGACAACATTAGGAAAATTCAACAGTCTTTCGGGGTGGTCTCTGTCCCCGTTTTGAGAGTAGGAGATTCATGGTCATGTAAACTAGAAATCAAATGGCACAGACCCAAGTCAGTTATGCTTTATGCTTCACTTGGTTACTCACCAAACTCCACAGAAGCTGCTTCTCAGAGAGTTAACATTCATAGGAGCTTGCAGATTGAGGGGAAAATTCCAATCAGCATAAGCCACTGTTTTATGATGCCTTTTCGACGGGAACCCCTGTTGCTTTCTAAAGTCAAATCATTGCCTGGGATCGAACAGAAGGTCTCTCTTGCTCTAAACGAAACAAGTGTCCTCATAGTGACTGCTCAAAACTGCAGTGAGGTGCTACTACGAGTGATATCCTTGTCCATTAGATCAGATGGTGATGAGGACTCTAGAGCTTGCTCTGTGCAACATGTTGGTGGAATTCCTGCCGACAATGCCCCTCTTGTGCCAGGAGAAGAATTCAAAGGGATTTTTTCTGTCACATCGAAGGTTGATTCTCCAAATCTTGAGGTTGGCTCAGTTTGTCTAGTTTGGAAGAGAGACTTGAAACTTGGTGATTTTGAAGATTCTGGTGTTGTCACAGAACAAAAGTTGCCCAGTGTGATTGTCGAGCAACCACCACTGATTGTGAGTTTTGATTGCCCTCCTCATGCCATTCTAGGAGTCCCCTTCTTATTCCACATTAGGATACACAACCAGACCAACCTACTACAGGAAATCAAGTATTCTCTGGGGGATTGTCAAAGTTTTGTATTTTCTGGCCCTCATGATAATGCTGGCTTCGTCCTTCCAAAAAGTGAGTACATCATGAGTTACAAGATTGTTCCATTATGTTCGGGCTCGCAACAGCTGCCACAGGTATCAATCACCTCTGTAAGGTACTCAGCCGCATTGAACCCATCGGCTGCTGCAGCAACTATCTTTGTTTATCCTAGTGAACCCGAGTTTATTGTCGGAGCGAAGAAGCAAGAAACCATTTTAGTCTAG
- the LOC103985393 gene encoding uncharacterized protein LOC103985393 isoform X3 — MIATSTRLPPVQRLVEIKAVAEQLHFKTSTLLLHGGKVVEAIAWFNKHIASYRQLVGSTKNSFLHWDWLSRQFLVFAELLETSTVAIPSTLPSHFGTSENPLTEWEVQPAYYYQLAASYLREKRYCLDSSLSMTDSASANTLGKNPESVLPSVFVGQSARLLEQGDTIEVLPLSDAEYINYAITEAQRFQDSYEIIALFKKAYESFNSLKAPRLASYCSTRMAKEYFIAEDFNNAKLHFDGVSSLYRQEGWVTLLWESLGYLRECSRRFGSVKDFIEYSLEMASLPIFSAGEVETPNSKREYGPAGLPTLSRRESVQNEVFGLLRGENILPLTDGGCSLIITEEQPVRVDVDVISPLRMALLACVAFHDQSVKPGSPTMMTLSLLSQLPCPVEVDRLEIEFNQPKCNFIIVNAVKDLSTAQLDMDSQDVRVENAPSLILPTNKWLRLTYEVKSGQSGKLECLSITAKIGKSFMICCQAESPASMEELPFWKFEDQVETFPTKDPGLTYSGLKVIQVEEPEPQVDLILGASSPALVGETFVVPLTIISNGHEVYSGELKINLVDARGGGLLMSPREAEPFSSGNHHVELLSISGTGVEDESQTQFDNIRKIQQSFGVVSVPVLRVGDSWSCKLEIKWHRPKSVMLYASLGYSPNSTEAASQRVNIHRSLQIEGKIPISISHCFMMPFRREPLLLSKVKSLPGIEQKVSLALNETSVLIVTAQNCSEVLLRVISLSIRSDGDEDSRACSVQHVGGIPADNAPLVPGEEFKGIFSVTSKVDSPNLEVGSVCLVWKRDLKLGDFEDSGVVTEQKLPSVIVEQPPLIVSFDCPPHAILGVPFLFHIRIHNQTNLLQEIKYSLGDCQSFVFSGPHDNAGFVLPKSEYIMSYKIVPLCSGSQQLPQVSITSVRYSAALNPSAAAATIFVYPSEPEFIVGAKKQETILV, encoded by the exons ATGATTGCAACCTCTACCAGGTTGCCACCAGTTCAACGCCTGGTTGAGATAAAAGCTGTAGCTGAACAATTGCACTTCAAAACATCAACCTTATTACTTCACGGTGGAAAAGTTGTAGAAGCAATTGCTTGGTTCAATAAGCACATTGCGAGCTATCGACAGCTTGTGGGCTCGACCAAAAATTCCTTTCTCCATTGGGATTGGTTGAGCAGGCAATTTCTGGTTTTTGCAGAGTTATTAGAGACAAGCACAGTAGCTATTCCGAGCACCCTACCTTCTCACTTTGGCACATCAGAGAATCCTTTGACCGAATGGGAAGTGCAACCAGCTTATTACTATCAG TTAGCAGCCAGTTATTTGAGGGAGAAGAGATACTGTCTGGATAGCTCTTTATCCATGACAGACTCTGCATCTGCCAACACACTTGGAAAGAATCCAGAATCTGTGTTGCCTTCAGTATTTGTTGGTCAATCTGCCCGCTTATTGGAGCAAGGAGATACAATTGAAGTACTCCC TCTTTCTGATGCGGAGTATATAAACTATGCTATTACAGAGGCTCAAAGATTTCAAGATTCATATGAGATCATTGCCCTGTTCAAAAAAGCTTATGAATCATTTAACAGCTTAAAAGCTCCAAGGCTAGCTTCTTACTGTAGTACTAGAATGGCCAAAGAATATTTTATTGCAGaggacttcaataatgcaaagctGCATTTTGATGGTGTTTCTAGTCTTTATCGGCAAGAGGGCTGGGTTACTTTGCTCTGGGAAAGTTTGGGATACTTGCGGGAATGCTCTCGCAGATTTGGCTCAGTAAAAGATTTCATTGAATATTCTCTTGAAATGGCTTCATTGCCTATATTTTCTGCTGGTGAAGTAGAAACTCCCAATAGCAAAAGGGAGTATGGCCCAGCAGGTCTACCTACCCTTTCAAGAAGAGAATCAGTACAGAATGAAGTCTTTGGTCTTCTAAGAGGGGAAAATATATTACCATTGACAGATGGAGGTTGCAGTCTCATTATAACAGAAGAGCAACCTGTTCGTGTTGATGTTGATGTTATAAGTCCTCTGAGAATGGCATTGCTTGCTTGTGTTGCCTTTCATGATCAATCTGTTAAGCCAGGGTCACCTACCATGATGACTTTATCACttctatcacaactaccatgtccGGTTGAGGTTGATCGGTTGGAAATTGAGTTCAACCAGCCTAAGTGCAACTTCATAATTGTCAATGCTGTGAAAGATCTCTCTACAGCACAGTTAGATATGGACAGCCAAGATGTTCGTGTAGAAAATGCTCCATCACTTATATTGCCCACCAACAAGTGGCTGCGGTTGACATATGAAGTTAAATCAG GTCAGAGTGGAAAACTCGAGTGCTTGTCCATTACAGCTAAAATAggcaaatctttcatgatatgctgCCAAGCTGAAAGTCCTGCATCTATGGAAGAGTTGCCATTCTGGAAATTTGAGGACCAAGTGGAGACCTTCCCAACAAAGGACCCTGGACTTACATATTCTGGACTAAAGGTTATCCAGGTTGAGGAGCCAGAACCTCAAGTTGATCTTATTCTTGGTGCTTCTAGTCCTGCATTAGTTGGAGAAACTTTTGTGGTTCCTTTGACGATCATATCCAATGGACATGAAGTCTATTCTGGTGAGCTGAAGATCAATCTTGTGGATGCAAGAGGAGGTGGCCTGTTGATGAGCCCAAGAGAAGCAGAGCCATTTTCTTCAGGTAATCATCATGTTGAGCTTCTCAGCATTTCAGGGACAGGTGTTGAGGATGAATCTCAAACCCAGTTTGACAACATTAGGAAAATTCAACAGTCTTTCGGGGTGGTCTCTGTCCCCGTTTTGAGAGTAGGAGATTCATGGTCATGTAAACTAGAAATCAAATGGCACAGACCCAAGTCAGTTATGCTTTATGCTTCACTTGGTTACTCACCAAACTCCACAGAAGCTGCTTCTCAGAGAGTTAACATTCATAGGAGCTTGCAGATTGAGGGGAAAATTCCAATCAGCATAAGCCACTGTTTTATGATGCCTTTTCGACGGGAACCCCTGTTGCTTTCTAAAGTCAAATCATTGCCTGGGATCGAACAGAAGGTCTCTCTTGCTCTAAACGAAACAAGTGTCCTCATAGTGACTGCTCAAAACTGCAGTGAGGTGCTACTACGAGTGATATCCTTGTCCATTAGATCAGATGGTGATGAGGACTCTAGAGCTTGCTCTGTGCAACATGTTGGTGGAATTCCTGCCGACAATGCCCCTCTTGTGCCAGGAGAAGAATTCAAAGGGATTTTTTCTGTCACATCGAAGGTTGATTCTCCAAATCTTGAGGTTGGCTCAGTTTGTCTAGTTTGGAAGAGAGACTTGAAACTTGGTGATTTTGAAGATTCTGGTGTTGTCACAGAACAAAAGTTGCCCAGTGTGATTGTCGAGCAACCACCACTGATTGTGAGTTTTGATTGCCCTCCTCATGCCATTCTAGGAGTCCCCTTCTTATTCCACATTAGGATACACAACCAGACCAACCTACTACAGGAAATCAAGTATTCTCTGGGGGATTGTCAAAGTTTTGTATTTTCTGGCCCTCATGATAATGCTGGCTTCGTCCTTCCAAAAAGTGAGTACATCATGAGTTACAAGATTGTTCCATTATGTTCGGGCTCGCAACAGCTGCCACAGGTATCAATCACCTCTGTAAGGTACTCAGCCGCATTGAACCCATCGGCTGCTGCAGCAACTATCTTTGTTTATCCTAGTGAACCCGAGTTTATTGTCGGAGCGAAGAAGCAAGAAACCATTTTAGTCTAG